In Persicobacter psychrovividus, a single genomic region encodes these proteins:
- a CDS encoding DUF4248 domain-containing protein: MTFTHATSEASALQTLRPEIRRCPALHQKLKDLSANANQRVHYYNAQQVRVLFEYFGVGIDR; the protein is encoded by the coding sequence ATCACCTTCACCCACGCCACCTCTGAGGCTTCAGCCTTGCAAACCCTTCGACCGGAAATCCGAAGGTGCCCAGCCCTACACCAAAAATTGAAAGACCTTTCGGCGAATGCTAACCAGCGGGTGCATTATTATAATGCGCAGCAAGTAAGGGTGTTGTTTGAGTATTTTGGGGTGGGGATTGATAGATGA
- a CDS encoding Fic family protein, translated as MRKFTYLSKASLLEIQATSINRFGGLHGIKSPEHEGLIDSVLSHIQNDDYYPDLVSKSTFLYWSLIKNHCFQDGNKRVALASVISFWFGNGVDPDRISDFVRDQGANLTENIAGGKVEREELYQIIAKVLDEPSAMQ; from the coding sequence ATGAGAAAGTTCACCTATTTAAGCAAAGCATCACTTTTAGAAATTCAGGCGACCTCCATTAACCGTTTCGGCGGATTACATGGCATCAAATCACCAGAACATGAAGGGTTGATAGACTCGGTTTTATCGCATATTCAGAACGATGATTATTATCCTGACCTGGTCTCAAAAAGCACTTTTTTGTATTGGAGCCTGATCAAGAATCACTGTTTTCAGGATGGTAACAAGCGGGTAGCGCTGGCATCTGTGATTTCCTTTTGGTTCGGTAATGGCGTTGATCCTGACCGAATCAGTGATTTTGTCCGTGATCAGGGGGCAAACCTTACCGAGAATATCGCCGGTGGAAAAGTCGAGCGAGAGGAACTTTATCAAATTATCGCAAAGGTGCTTGATGAGCCCTCTGCAATGCAATAA
- a CDS encoding DUF4248 domain-containing protein, with translation MSPKRNTMYKQEVAKIIFTHATSESAAMQTLRREIRSCKELQQKLKSLTNKDRLHYYNAQQVQLLFEHFGVGIDG, from the coding sequence ATGAGCCCAAAGCGCAACACCATGTACAAGCAGGAAGTCGCCAAGATCATCTTCACTCACGCCACCTCGGAATCTGCGGCAATGCAGACATTACGACGAGAGATTAGGAGCTGTAAGGAATTGCAACAAAAATTAAAAAGCCTGACCAATAAGGACAGGCTTCATTATTATAATGCGCAACAGGTGCAGTTGCTATTTGAGCATTTTGGGGTGGGGATTGATGGTTAA
- a CDS encoding HIT family protein: MSVFLQISDKDKLYIGEYFFLIRDRYPVAPGHTLIISKTLRSDYFDLTDAEKQELNEMISVAKSLVEKEYSPQGYNIGMNCGETAGQTVMHFHCHLIPRYEGDMDNPRGGIRHCVSGKGYY; this comes from the coding sequence ATGAGTGTTTTTCTGCAAATTTCCGACAAAGACAAGCTGTATATTGGCGAATATTTCTTCCTGATCCGTGATCGTTACCCTGTCGCTCCTGGTCATACTTTGATTATCAGCAAAACCCTCCGATCTGATTATTTTGACCTGACTGATGCCGAAAAGCAGGAGCTTAATGAGATGATTTCCGTTGCCAAAAGCTTGGTTGAAAAAGAATACAGCCCGCAGGGCTACAACATTGGAATGAACTGCGGAGAAACCGCAGGTCAAACCGTGATGCATTTCCATTGTCACCTGATCCCTCGCTACGAAGGGGATATGGATAATCCCCGTGGGGGAATCCGCCATTGTGTATCAGGGAAGGGATATTATTGA